In one Pyxidicoccus xibeiensis genomic region, the following are encoded:
- a CDS encoding putative metal-binding motif-containing protein gives MIRATAFVLLFFTACTVPSLDELEGCALSSDDLDAVLGDGSTCAPVHMTITYSGFRPRCVLVLARDVASGKEISKTVEGKGEPTGGSLVVAVLTPDDWGSSVAIEARAFERANCEGNPVASQASSATLTPGVPSPVTLTLTAVDDDGDGFVSPATNGTDCQDKAPTIHPGAEERCNDVDDNCDGVLDVTTFQLGQSCREGDSCQGTYRCNASGAAYCDLPTATLAYPDGDRDGHGRKGAAAELFCGSVPAGYTTGAADDCDDSRMSVLPGAQELCNDVDDNCDGTKDENYAAQLGVACTTAQQCGGRTICDTSTGTAVTCMGTEAPQSWYLDGDSDTYGGATVELSCQRPSERHLGVGGDCNDGNRFTYPGAQELCDQENNDCNAATEDTSVCPEGGPRWVAQVIPGGAILIGISLWNGGTWVSGTGGALAVKKPSESTFTSRTGICGTSPWYGIWADPRSGRAYLGGTGARLGIVADADATTCQQNPPSARDDTWGLVGFPDGSGVRIFGAGYIPGTIDPPSGHGFVWDGSASAVTTTRFNMLPLYDVHGLANGPIFAVGGNAAAQAAIHRFDAMQGTWVRMTNGVSGGTLNAVRVVHPQLAYAVGNNGTVLKWEGGDWAAMTKPTNDTLGGVEAFGPSSVYVASRTGKLYRFNGTQWSEVGNPGGSLFRMAGTHPGDLWVVGDGGRVIHWPQ, from the coding sequence ATGATTCGTGCGACTGCTTTTGTCCTCTTGTTCTTCACCGCGTGCACTGTGCCGAGCCTCGATGAACTCGAGGGCTGTGCCCTGTCTTCGGATGACTTGGATGCCGTCCTTGGAGACGGGAGCACCTGCGCTCCCGTGCACATGACCATCACCTACTCGGGTTTCCGTCCCCGCTGCGTCCTCGTACTGGCTCGTGATGTGGCCAGTGGGAAGGAGATCTCGAAGACCGTGGAGGGAAAGGGCGAGCCCACGGGTGGCTCCCTCGTCGTGGCCGTGCTTACGCCGGACGACTGGGGCAGCTCGGTGGCCATCGAGGCCCGCGCATTCGAGCGCGCCAACTGCGAGGGGAATCCGGTGGCGAGCCAGGCGTCGAGCGCCACGCTGACGCCGGGCGTCCCGAGCCCGGTGACGCTGACGCTGACCGCGGTGGACGACGACGGAGACGGCTTCGTCTCCCCTGCCACCAACGGCACGGATTGTCAGGACAAGGCGCCCACCATCCACCCCGGCGCGGAGGAGCGCTGCAACGACGTGGACGACAACTGCGACGGCGTGCTGGACGTGACGACGTTCCAGTTGGGCCAGTCGTGCAGGGAGGGCGACAGCTGCCAGGGCACGTACCGCTGCAACGCGAGCGGCGCGGCGTACTGCGACCTTCCGACGGCCACCCTGGCCTATCCGGACGGTGACAGGGACGGCCACGGCAGGAAGGGCGCCGCCGCCGAGCTCTTCTGCGGCTCCGTGCCCGCCGGCTACACCACCGGGGCCGCCGACGACTGCGACGACTCACGCATGAGCGTGCTCCCTGGCGCCCAGGAGCTGTGCAACGACGTGGATGACAACTGTGACGGCACCAAGGACGAGAACTACGCCGCGCAGCTCGGGGTAGCGTGCACCACGGCCCAGCAGTGCGGTGGTCGGACCATCTGCGATACCAGCACTGGAACCGCGGTCACCTGCATGGGCACGGAGGCTCCGCAGTCCTGGTACCTGGATGGGGACAGCGACACCTATGGCGGCGCCACCGTGGAGCTGTCCTGCCAGCGCCCGAGCGAGCGGCACCTCGGCGTGGGCGGTGACTGTAATGACGGCAACCGGTTCACCTATCCGGGTGCGCAGGAGCTGTGCGACCAGGAGAACAACGACTGCAATGCCGCCACCGAGGACACCAGCGTGTGTCCGGAGGGTGGACCGCGCTGGGTGGCCCAAGTCATCCCTGGCGGCGCTATCCTCATTGGCATCTCTCTGTGGAATGGTGGAACGTGGGTGTCAGGTACCGGTGGCGCGCTCGCCGTCAAGAAGCCGAGCGAGTCCACCTTCACGTCTCGCACCGGCATCTGCGGCACGAGCCCCTGGTATGGCATCTGGGCGGACCCGCGCAGTGGCCGCGCCTATCTGGGAGGTACTGGTGCCCGCTTGGGCATTGTCGCAGACGCGGATGCGACTACCTGCCAGCAAAATCCACCTAGCGCACGCGACGACACCTGGGGTCTGGTGGGATTCCCCGATGGATCCGGTGTGAGGATTTTCGGGGCTGGTTACATCCCTGGCACGATTGATCCACCGAGTGGACATGGCTTCGTTTGGGACGGCAGTGCCTCTGCGGTGACCACCACACGGTTCAACATGCTGCCCCTCTACGACGTCCACGGCCTGGCCAATGGCCCCATCTTCGCTGTTGGAGGAAACGCGGCCGCCCAGGCTGCCATCCACCGGTTCGATGCCATGCAGGGAACCTGGGTGCGGATGACCAATGGCGTGAGCGGCGGAACGTTGAACGCCGTCAGGGTCGTCCACCCGCAGCTGGCCTACGCCGTGGGCAACAACGGCACCGTGCTGAAGTGGGAGGGCGGCGACTGGGCTGCCATGACGAAGCCCACCAACGACACCCTGGGCGGCGTGGAGGCCTTTGGCCCGTCATCCGTGTACGTGGCGTCCCGCACGGGGAAGCTCTACCGCTTCAACGGGACCCAGTGGAGCGAGGTCGGCAATCCAGGCGGCAGCCTCTTCCGGATGGCTGGTACTCACCCCGGAGATCTCTGGGTCGTCGGCGATGGCGGCCGTGTCATCCACTGGCCACAGTGA
- a CDS encoding protein kinase domain-containing protein, whose protein sequence is MQVGKYQLVRKLASGGMAEVFLAKAAGPMGFEKTLVLKRILPHLAEDPAFVEMFLGEAKLAAQLEHPNIVQIFDFGEAEGSYFLAMELIDGITLRRLVKRAVEAPLPPAICAKLVAFAAEGLGYAHEFCDPLTGEPLGLIHRDVSPDNVLVSRQGAVKVVDFGIAKVAGQGHRTQTGVVKGKVAYMPPEQLQTKPLDRRVDVYALGVVLYELLTGKRPFNATTDVSVMQAILFEQFVPAVERRPDLPVALQQVLDRALAKDRDRRYPDCHALQADLERFVMSTGESVGAYQIARFVAPLVAEAAGGTVGATPQPRVQTGPKPATAPSSMQMPVDSTSPTTPMPRSMVSMARELPPDFKSAELERETLEEPAVDASSRPTARALPAGGGTARPTTQERSVSSARGAAVSRAEPGLAAAGGRGAGEAWKVPPAVVMEPGLPSPGAELPALDEDADPRADAEDAVHTRSSEFRAPGAPKRSGKLVAVAVGGVLLAVGGAFVLFGSGSEKAVPVGVKPLPQEPRPVEAAPVAAPPRGAAAPASEAQPATGKAAVQEPAAQGGPSAETAAVPAPPASVPAERTPPAAPASEPVAKAPTEKQPAAPVERKRSPPRAEPAAARGTLSFRIRPYANVWLNGRDLGQTPIDNVVVAEGTHKLRLFNKELGKDVSRTVEVKAGQTTVFKLNLEAE, encoded by the coding sequence ATGCAAGTAGGGAAGTATCAGCTGGTGCGCAAGCTCGCGTCCGGGGGGATGGCGGAGGTCTTCCTCGCGAAGGCGGCCGGTCCCATGGGCTTCGAGAAGACGCTCGTGCTCAAGCGCATCCTCCCGCACCTGGCCGAGGACCCGGCGTTCGTGGAGATGTTCCTGGGCGAGGCGAAGCTCGCCGCCCAGCTCGAGCACCCGAACATCGTGCAGATCTTCGACTTCGGCGAGGCCGAGGGCAGCTACTTCCTGGCGATGGAGCTCATCGACGGAATCACGCTGCGCAGGCTGGTGAAGCGCGCGGTGGAGGCGCCGCTGCCGCCGGCCATCTGCGCGAAGCTGGTGGCCTTCGCCGCGGAGGGGCTGGGGTATGCGCACGAGTTCTGTGACCCGCTCACGGGCGAGCCGCTGGGGCTGATTCACCGGGATGTGAGCCCGGACAACGTCCTGGTGTCGCGGCAGGGCGCGGTGAAGGTGGTGGACTTCGGCATCGCCAAGGTGGCGGGGCAGGGGCACCGGACGCAGACGGGGGTGGTGAAGGGGAAGGTGGCGTACATGCCACCGGAGCAGCTGCAGACGAAGCCGTTGGACAGGCGGGTGGACGTCTACGCGCTCGGGGTGGTGCTGTACGAGCTGCTCACGGGGAAGCGGCCGTTCAACGCGACGACGGACGTCAGCGTGATGCAGGCGATTCTCTTCGAGCAGTTCGTCCCCGCCGTGGAGCGCAGGCCGGACCTGCCGGTGGCGCTGCAGCAGGTGCTGGACAGGGCGCTGGCGAAGGACCGGGACAGGCGCTACCCGGACTGTCATGCGCTCCAGGCGGACCTGGAGCGCTTCGTGATGTCCACCGGGGAGTCGGTGGGGGCGTACCAGATTGCCCGGTTCGTGGCGCCGCTGGTGGCGGAGGCCGCGGGCGGGACGGTGGGGGCAACGCCGCAGCCGCGCGTGCAGACGGGGCCGAAGCCGGCGACGGCGCCAAGCTCGATGCAGATGCCGGTGGACTCGACGTCGCCCACGACGCCGATGCCCAGGTCGATGGTGTCGATGGCGCGGGAGCTGCCTCCGGACTTCAAGTCGGCGGAGCTGGAGCGGGAGACGCTGGAGGAGCCGGCGGTGGATGCGTCGTCGCGTCCCACCGCGCGGGCGCTTCCGGCGGGGGGCGGGACGGCGCGGCCCACCACGCAGGAGCGGTCGGTGTCTTCGGCGAGGGGGGCGGCGGTCAGCCGTGCGGAGCCCGGCCTGGCGGCGGCTGGAGGCCGTGGGGCAGGGGAGGCGTGGAAGGTGCCTCCGGCCGTGGTGATGGAGCCGGGGCTGCCTTCGCCTGGGGCGGAGTTGCCAGCGCTGGATGAGGACGCCGACCCGAGAGCGGATGCCGAGGACGCGGTGCATACGCGGAGCTCCGAGTTCCGCGCGCCCGGGGCGCCGAAGCGGTCCGGGAAGCTCGTGGCCGTGGCGGTGGGTGGAGTGCTGCTCGCGGTGGGCGGAGCGTTCGTGCTGTTCGGTTCGGGCTCGGAGAAGGCCGTGCCGGTGGGGGTGAAGCCGCTGCCGCAGGAGCCTCGTCCCGTTGAGGCGGCTCCTGTTGCCGCGCCTCCCAGGGGCGCGGCGGCGCCGGCTTCCGAGGCGCAGCCCGCGACGGGGAAGGCTGCCGTGCAGGAACCGGCTGCGCAGGGCGGTCCGTCTGCGGAGACGGCGGCTGTTCCTGCTCCTCCCGCGAGTGTGCCTGCCGAAAGGACTCCTCCCGCGGCGCCTGCCTCCGAGCCGGTGGCCAAGGCCCCCACGGAGAAGCAACCCGCCGCTCCCGTCGAGCGAAAGCGGTCACCGCCTCGCGCGGAGCCTGCCGCGGCCAGGGGAACGCTGTCGTTCCGCATCCGCCCCTACGCCAACGTGTGGCTCAATGGGAGAGACCTCGGCCAGACGCCCATCGACAATGTGGTGGTCGCCGAGGGCACGCACAAACTCCGGCTCTTCAACAAGGAGCTGGGGAAGGACGTGTCGAGGACCGTCGAGGTGAAGGCGGGGCAGACCACCGTGTTCAAGCTCAACCTGGAAGCGGAGTAG
- a CDS encoding serine/threonine-protein kinase: MHPKEIGPYRVLETLGSGGAGTVYRALDRRTNDEVALKLLSAGPSLDARAARRLAREFETLADLSHPNVVKVFESGVHQGWPYLAMELIEGLTLRHYLDMSGEDLLSHPAGYTPRSPLSVRRTEDDDFGTGSDSLADSDVGEGVFGLAAFADEAPSEDLASFAGAGMSGGMAFGDDSDDSLESPDPAPPAPRPPVEERIRVVRVEELNRPERMGRLKDAMLQVCEALAYIHGHGLVHRDLKPSNIMVDEDRQVRLMDFGLAKFLADDVAITEAGKLVGTYRYMAPEQILGEPLDGRADLYSLGVILYELLSGRPPFDAKTPHELWRQVLETEPPPVLALNLHGDPQLARVAHRLIRKEPDDRFQTAEEVYEALSE, translated from the coding sequence ATGCACCCGAAGGAGATCGGCCCCTACCGCGTCCTGGAGACGCTCGGCAGTGGCGGGGCCGGAACTGTGTACCGGGCCCTGGACCGCCGCACCAACGACGAGGTCGCGCTGAAGCTGCTCTCGGCCGGCCCCTCGCTGGACGCGCGCGCCGCGCGCCGGCTCGCCCGTGAGTTCGAAACGCTCGCCGACCTGTCCCACCCCAACGTGGTCAAGGTCTTCGAGTCCGGCGTCCACCAGGGCTGGCCGTACCTGGCCATGGAGCTCATCGAGGGCCTCACCCTCCGGCACTACCTCGACATGAGCGGCGAGGACCTGCTCTCCCACCCCGCCGGCTACACGCCGCGCAGCCCCCTGTCCGTGCGGCGCACCGAGGACGACGACTTCGGCACCGGCAGCGACAGCCTGGCGGACTCGGACGTGGGCGAGGGCGTCTTCGGCCTGGCCGCCTTCGCGGACGAGGCCCCCAGCGAGGACCTGGCCAGCTTCGCCGGCGCCGGCATGTCGGGGGGCATGGCCTTCGGCGATGACTCGGACGACTCGCTGGAGAGCCCGGACCCGGCGCCGCCCGCGCCCCGGCCGCCGGTGGAGGAGCGCATCCGCGTGGTCCGCGTGGAGGAGCTCAACCGCCCCGAGCGCATGGGCCGCCTCAAGGACGCCATGCTCCAGGTGTGCGAGGCGCTGGCCTACATCCACGGCCACGGGCTGGTGCACCGCGACCTCAAGCCCTCCAACATCATGGTGGACGAGGACCGGCAGGTGCGGCTGATGGACTTCGGCCTCGCCAAGTTCCTCGCGGACGACGTGGCGATTACGGAGGCCGGCAAGCTGGTGGGCACCTACCGCTACATGGCGCCGGAGCAGATCCTGGGCGAGCCGCTGGACGGGCGCGCGGACCTGTACAGCCTCGGGGTCATCCTCTATGAGCTGCTGAGCGGGCGGCCCCCCTTCGACGCGAAGACGCCGCACGAGCTCTGGCGGCAGGTGCTGGAGACGGAGCCGCCACCGGTGCTGGCGCTGAACCTTCACGGGGACCCGCAGCTGGCGCGCGTGGCCCACCGCCTCATCCGCAAGGAGCCGGACGACCGGTTCCAGACGGCCGAGGAAGTCTACGAGGCCCTGTCCGAGTGA
- a CDS encoding RluA family pseudouridine synthase: protein MNPSKLHTLTVDAAKAGQRVDLFIGEALGLSRARLKRLFEAGAVKVNGRTAKKGLTLTAGQNISVEVEEESREAVPDTDFPLVVLHEDAALVFVDKPAGRPSHPLQSGETGTVANALVARYPECAQASVDPREGGLCHRLDVETSGVVVAARTREAWSAVRDAFGGRTVDKRYVALVTGPLADEGDIDVPLRHHPRHPDRVEPAPHGAEDAREAVSHFTVLARTGDHSLVEVQILTGVLHQVRAHLAGIGAPIVGDALYGGREAPELGRFFLHARSLSVPHPETQKQVRVSSPLPPELRAELERLGLPLPPGEQQG, encoded by the coding sequence GTGAATCCCTCCAAGCTGCACACCCTCACCGTGGACGCCGCCAAGGCGGGCCAGCGGGTGGACCTGTTCATCGGTGAAGCGCTGGGCCTGTCCCGCGCGCGCCTCAAGCGCCTCTTCGAGGCCGGCGCGGTGAAGGTGAATGGCCGCACGGCGAAGAAGGGCCTGACGCTCACCGCCGGGCAGAACATCTCCGTGGAGGTGGAGGAGGAGTCGCGCGAGGCCGTGCCCGACACGGACTTCCCGCTGGTGGTGCTGCACGAGGACGCCGCGCTCGTCTTCGTGGACAAGCCCGCGGGCCGGCCCTCGCACCCGCTGCAGTCCGGGGAGACGGGCACGGTGGCCAACGCGCTGGTGGCCCGCTACCCCGAGTGCGCCCAGGCGTCGGTGGACCCGCGCGAGGGCGGCCTGTGCCACCGGCTGGACGTGGAGACGTCCGGCGTGGTGGTGGCGGCGCGCACGCGCGAGGCGTGGAGCGCGGTGCGAGACGCCTTCGGAGGCCGCACCGTGGACAAGCGCTACGTGGCGCTGGTGACGGGGCCGCTGGCGGACGAGGGCGACATCGACGTGCCCCTGCGCCACCACCCGCGCCACCCGGACCGGGTGGAGCCCGCGCCCCACGGCGCCGAGGACGCGCGCGAGGCGGTGTCCCACTTCACGGTGCTGGCGCGCACGGGCGACCACAGCCTCGTGGAGGTGCAGATTCTCACCGGCGTGCTGCACCAGGTGCGCGCGCACCTGGCGGGCATCGGCGCGCCCATCGTCGGGGACGCGCTGTACGGAGGCCGGGAGGCGCCGGAGCTGGGCCGCTTCTTCCTGCACGCCCGGTCGCTGTCCGTGCCCCACCCGGAGACGCAGAAGCAGGTGCGCGTGTCGAGCCCCCTGCCCCCGGAGCTGCGCGCGGAGCTGGAGCGCCTGGGCCTGCCGCTGCCTCCGGGCGAACAGCAGGGCTGA
- a CDS encoding secondary thiamine-phosphate synthase enzyme YjbQ, producing MKTLTEYLWFETKERRELVRLTDTVSALVRKSGIQEGMVLVSAMHITAGVFVNDDESGLHEDIWDWLQQLAPFGPDYRHHRTGEDNGDAHLKSMLVHHQVIIPVTAGKLDLGPWQQVFYAEFDGQRRKRVIVKVMGE from the coding sequence ATGAAGACCCTGACCGAGTACCTGTGGTTCGAAACCAAGGAGCGGCGCGAGCTGGTGCGCCTCACTGACACGGTGTCTGCCCTGGTGCGCAAGAGCGGCATCCAGGAGGGGATGGTGCTCGTCTCCGCCATGCACATCACCGCGGGTGTCTTCGTCAACGACGACGAGTCTGGCCTGCACGAGGACATCTGGGACTGGCTCCAGCAGCTCGCGCCCTTCGGGCCGGACTACCGCCACCACCGCACCGGCGAGGACAACGGCGACGCGCACCTCAAGTCGATGCTCGTGCACCACCAGGTCATCATCCCCGTCACCGCGGGGAAGCTGGACCTGGGGCCCTGGCAGCAGGTGTTCTACGCGGAGTTCGACGGACAGCGCCGCAAGCGCGTCATCGTCAAGGTGATGGGCGAATAG